Proteins found in one Quercus robur chromosome 2, dhQueRobu3.1, whole genome shotgun sequence genomic segment:
- the LOC126712209 gene encoding outer envelope pore protein 24, chloroplastic-like — protein MKASLKGRYELQKSNSPAAAAATIAFNAGDVKLRASLTDATVVNGPSLNGLALAVEKPGFFILDYNVPKKDFRFQFMNSVRVLEKPLNLTYIHSRGDNRTLLDGTLVLDSANKLSANHTLGSGNCKLKYTYVHGGVNTFEPSYDLAKNSWDFAVSRRVYDDDVLRASYQTSSNVLGLEWVRNSKHQGAFKISASVNLAEENKVPKLIAESTWNLEI, from the exons ATGAAGGCATCTTTGAAAGGCAGATACGAACTACAGAAAAGCAACAGCCCAGCTGCCGCCGCCGCTACTATCGCCTTCAACGCCGGCGATGTCAAGCTCCGAGCTTCACTCACCGACGCCACCGTCGTCAACGGCCCCAGCTTAAACGGCTTGGCTCTAGCCGTCGAAAAACCCGGCTTCTTCATCCTCGATTACAACGTTCCCAAAAAG GATTTTCGGTTTCAGTTCATGAACTCGGTTAGGGTTCTGGAGAAACCGTTGAATCTGACTTACATTCACAGCAGAGGGGACAACAGGACCCTTCTGGATGGGACATTGGTGTTGGATTCGGCTAACAAGTTGTCGGCCAATCACACCCTTGGGTCGGGGAATTGCAAGCTGAAGTACACTTATGTGCATGGAGGAGTGAATACTTTTGAGCCGAGCTATGATTTGGCAAAGAATTCGTGGGACTTTGCGGTATCACGTAGGGTTTATGATGATGATGTGTTGAGGGCTTCATATCAAACGTCGAGCAACGTGCTTGGACTGGAGTGGGTGAGGAACTCGAAGCACCAAGGGGCTTTCAAG ATTTCAGCGTCTGTCAATTTGGCTGAGGAAAATAAGGTGCCGAAATTAATTGCTGAAAGTACATGGAATCTGGAGATTTAA